The segment ATAGTACCAATCCACGAGTGTGCAGTACGGTCTTGTGAGTTGAGACTTAGTCTCCTCACAAAACCCTCAAGTCACCCATCTCTAATCCAAACCACGAGTGACCAGTAAGGTCCGTGGTTTGGACCATGCCCTGTGAATGGAAACTTGTAGATGGGGGCTAAAGTGGACTGGCTTAAGTCGGCTAGCTGGGGATAGTTTAGtaacttcataattaattttttaaagggtTAGGAAggttataattattaatttcaagtatattatatgattttaagtaATAAAACAAGTCTCACAACTCAAAATCAAAACCGACTTCCCATCCAAAGTTTCTCTCTCTAGGGTTCCATTGAAGACCAACATCTAAACTCAAGATAGGGCTCCAAGATCAAGGTTTTTGTTCATAAattcttcaattaatttattcaaGGTATTGAATTCTTTTCATCCTTGGGAATTCTTCCCCAAGGAGCCCTCTAAGATTGTGCTTTTAAAGTTCCATAATTTCTAGGTTTTCACTCAATCGCATGGGTCATTTTATAAAAACGTTTCTATTGTATAATTCAGATTTTTTATGTGTAGATACGATAAATTGTGGgtatatttttggtgtatttatGGGTTTTTAAGGAAATCCCAAATGAACCATGTTTTCCCCTTCTTTTTCAATTTGTAACCCTAGCATGTCTTGAATGATGAATATACTTTGATAATCTAATATATTTACATTGATTATAGTATTTTATCATGTAATTGCTCAATTCAATGCGTTAATTTCAATAAGTGGGGTTAAATCTTGATGGTAAGCATTGAAGGCTTTTTATGAAGGAAATCTATGTTAAAGGTTTCTATGTATGAATTATTTATCCACTTGAAAGTGTAGAGGTGTTCACTTATCTTGTATCTTACCTATGAATTGTTGATCCACTTAAAAGGTGGAGGTGCTTAGTTGTCATATGTGTTGCGATGTTGAGATAAGGTTCCTCTTTCCTACAACCCTAGATAGGACTAAGTGTGATACAATGTGAACATGCATGATATCCTTTGATTATAGTTGTGTTATTAAgatgaatttatgtttattCTCATGAAACACTTAATCATGTAATGTGAAATGTTTCCTCACATGTTGATAATCCTAAGGTTGAAAGTCTATTTTCACCTAATAAATCCTTGAGCTAATATAGTGTAGTTTGGGTTGAATTCCTTCGTGCATTCTCCTATAAACAATGAATTAAAGAAACACTTAAAGTTCTTTAGAAGGGATTGTGCTTAACACCGAGTAGGTATGATTATGATATGGATTCCTTCACGTTAGTAGTTGGGTTCGCACTACATTATGACTTCTAAATATGCTTGCTTGGTGTATGTGGGGGGTATGTGACTTCACTTAAGCATTGCACTGGTGGACTTataaagaggttgtgggttggTGTCCTTATAGTTTAAAGTTATGTGAACTCTTATAAACATGACATGATTTGTGACTATGAATGATGCTACATATGAATACTAATGTACCGTTATAGTATACTGTGGCTTTACTATGTATTGTTTGAATGTGCATTATGGTTTAAACTAGAGAAGGCATGATTTTAACTAAATGTCCcacatttcaatgatttttattCATGGCTTCCATAAGTAGTACATTATTtgtgctaacccatatttcttctatttttactaCTAAGTTTAGGTTCCAGAATGTGATTGTGTTCTTTGAAGGTTGAATCTTTGACTAGATCTCTCCAAGACTTAGGTATGTCCTCAAGATCTGAGGACAAGCATTCATGCCACTTATGTTTCtttatattgtaatagacttgcAGACTTCTTATGTATTTTCTACTATGAgacaattatattataaaggGATATGGTCCCTATTTCAGACTTCTATATTGTACTTAGATGGTTTATGACCCTATTTGAGACTTCTATATTGTACTTAGATGGTTTATGAGACGACGTCTAGACATTCTATTTTCTATTATGAATGAGTTTGACAttgattgtaaaaaaaattaattttcgtATTATTCTCTGTATTATTCCATGATGaatatgctaagggcttgtatgagaccccttCGGGATCAAGTACGTCGTATCACGTCTAAGGGGTAaccttgggtcgtgacaaaatttggtatcagatcaTAAGGTGTTGGGATAATTGTTAGGATTGATGTCTTATGAACCACGTCTAGTGGAGTCTTGTTCATGAATGTAAAGcacaccacacttatgaatgagaggctataaTATTCTTAGGAATTTTCACTTCCCTCATTACTCATTTGTCGTGCCTCAAGAGTCTTAATTCTATAAAGTCCTTTCTTCTAATCTTTTTCTTGTGTATATAGATATGAATACTATAATAGCACCCGCAAGAAGGATTGAAGATGAGATTTAAAATGCAGGAGTTCCTCCCTAAGGCAATCAAGCTCCTTAAAATGAACAAGTTCCTCAAAATGGGCAAGCTCCCCAAGGTGAACAAGTTTCGGTCAATCCTCCGGTTAAGACAAATGGATATATAAGGGCGACTTTCCTAACCTTAACTCAAGTCATGaaaactcaagctcaagctatgaTCGCACAAGCAAATCGGGAAGTTGTGCCCCGTGTGAATCCAGTGCAAGTACCATGGCCTCAAGATTGACAGATATcacaaggatgaaccctccaatgTTATTTTGGTCTAAGGTGAATGAAGATTCCCAAGAATATATAGGAGGTCTACAAGATTGTGTATGCTTTAGGAGTGACCTCTAATAAGAAGGTTGTACTAGTCGCGTATCAACTCAAAGACGTGGCCCAAtcatggtacactcaatggaaagatagtAGGGATATAAGAGCGGGTCCCATAAGTTGAGAGATTTTTAGTAAGTCATTCcctgataggttctttcctacaaaaaaaaaaggaagccgaagttgaggagttcatcaactttcgtcaaggaggtatgagtttcaaagaatactccttgaagttcactaaGTTGTCCATGTATGCTCTGTCTTTTGTGTCTAATCCTGGAGATGAGATGAGTCGCTTTGTGATGGATGTGTCTGATTCAATTGAAGAAAATGTCGAGCGGTAATGCTTCATGATAGTATGGACATCTCATGTCTAATGGTGTATGCTAAAAGGTTGAGGATAGGCTTAGAAAGAAGAATAGGGATGTCAATAGGTCAAGGTCCAGTGATAGAGGTTCTTCCACGGGTAAACTTGAGATTCAAGATAGCCCAAGGTTTAATAAGAGATTTTTCAACCAAGGCTCCTCCAATTCTCCCAGGGTAAACAAAGGTAAGGTGGCTAACCCTAAGCCACTGGCAGGAAAATGTGGTGGTTCTTATATTGAAAGATCTAGTTGTgaaaagtgtggcaagaagcatgAAGGTAAGTGCCTAGTTAGCAGGGATAGTTGCTTTAGTTGTATGAAGAGTGGTCATATGAAGAGAGATTGTCCCATGTTAAGAGCTCCAGGGAGGGAGAAAAAACAAGcacaagcaagtggttctaattcCGCTGCTCCCAAGAAGAATCACTTATATGCTCTCCGATCTCGAGGTGATCAAGAGAGCTCTCCGAATGTTGTTACCGCTATCttgcaagtattttcaattgatgtatGTGCATTGTTAGACCCCGGTGTCAATTTGTCTTTTTTTACTCCTTTAGTGCTATGAAATTAGATATACTCCCCGATATCTTAGAAGAACCATTTTCGGTGTCTAGCCCGGTTGGTGACTTAGTTGTagcaaaaagagtctataggagtTTTCCTATTTCATTATCTCATAGAGTGACTttggttgatttggtagaatTAAACATGCTTGATTTTAATGTAATTCGTTGCATGGATTGTTTGCATGCATGTTATGGTTAAGTGATTGTAGAACTCGGGTAGTTAAATTTCTATTTCCAAATGAGTCCATTGTAGAGTGgaaaggggggaaattctattcctagaggtcaatTTATGGTTAAGTGATTGTAGAACTCGGGTAGTTAAATTTCTATTTTCAAATGAGTCTGTTGTAGAGTGGAAAGGAGGAAATTCTATTCGTAGAGGTCAATTTATGTCATACCTAAAAGTAATTCATCATCCACCATGTCATACTTGTGCCTCTACCACCATAAAATTTTTCAAGTTTGGCAATAACTTGGAAATAGGGATGGGTCTCGTTAAAGAGCCACGTGGGCATTCATTCTATATTTTACAACAATTATTTAATCAAGCAAATATGTACgaataatacatttttcttttatatgaacctaaaattcaaaataaaagaataaaaataatcatttctcCTATCCCAACCCCCATCCCACCatgacaataaaaaaattaagagaatatAATCATGtgagttcatttcaagtttgaGTCTCAAATATCCTAGTTAAGAATAAAAgattagaaaaataaacaaagagaGAAAATGAACAAGACATTTACAATTgatagaaaatttaatattaataaaaaatatttttttagaggGACAATCAATCGGGGTGAGTAAGGATTGTAGTTGGATCCCCATTTATGAGTTGAGTCATAATGAATTGGGGGTTGATTTAAATGTACCAATAGGAAGATatcatgaaattaatttttttttcaatattattttcaagtgTATCGGGTCAAAATATGAATCATACAAAGTTTAATAAAAAcaagttatttaaaatttggtttttattatttagttgaGAAGAGTTTAAATTTGGACCAATCATATTAGGCAacataataaacaaatatttaataattttaatttacttgAGTTATTAAAAATAAGGGTAAAAATAAGCCAAAAGATTTACATTTAGGATATGTTTGAGCTAAAAAGTGCATGAGGAGGGTATAATGCGGCTGAAAGGTGGATGGAGGACAGTTTTGCACCAATTTAAATCGTTGAGGGGCATTtcaggcccttttccgtttaaTAAGACGTTTTGCTTTATGCTGATGACATGTTTGTTGTTGGTCATAGTACTTGGACGATTAAAAAGTTGAAGCAAGAGTTGAAtaagtcttttgctatgaaagacttgggacCAGCAAGCCAGATTTGCATATTGTCTGTGACAGAGATGCTACGAAGTTGTAGTTgtcacaagagaagtacatttaGAAAGTACTTTACAGATTTAACATcgacaaaattaattaagattattAGTACACATTTAGCTATGCACTCCAAATTGAGTACTAAGCATTTCCAGTGATGTGGtgaaggaagatatgaagatagttccttatgatatatgattttactttctttttgcTCCcgcttttagtaatatatgatatgatgctTATTTGACTTATGTGACATTCTAAAGCTTGTATTGATGATGTGAAAATAAGGTATGTCTTAATTTACGGAAAAGGGCTTAAAATacctcaaagtattgaaaatgatacaaaactatcctccatccacctattagctccaaaatacccttctcatccacctatttgCTCCAAAACACActtctcatccacctttgggttcaaaattgaccacttatttaacaattttaaatttaaataacttaaatattttttaaaaatactttgcgctcaactattggttataatatagtttattaatataatttataaaccaacccactatcCACCCAATCAATAAACCCGCCAAAAATCCACCTTATTAAACAAATACCTGAGCCCTTCCTTTCTAAGACTATGTTCTTCTCAGTCAATTTCTCCTATGTTTAACAAAGTCCTCCATTGATTTTCAAGATttagaaatattaatattaataagtgCCGCTATTCTAGTAAACtagaataattaatattaatcgGAGTTTCAAGTGATGTGGAAGTCCAATTAAAATTGCATTGTCTATGGAAAGTCCGATTGGAATTGTACTAATACAACATTAATGTTGCTACTATTCTTTAGTAGGAGAAATTGAATAAGAAGAGCACAAATAGTTGTTTCATTTAATAGGTGGATATGGGATAGGTTTATTAATTAGGTGAAGATTAAGTAGTAACGGGTGAGTATAAGTAGGTTTGTAAATTATcaacaatttaaattataacaaatagttgagcgccacatatttaaaaaaatatttctaaaagtttAATCTTGAAATCGTTAAATAAGTTgtcaattttgaatccaaaAGTAGAtgaaaaggatattttggagctaataggtggatgaaaggggtatttttgagtCAATTGATGGATGAAGGTTATTTTTGTACAATTTCTAatactttaaggatatttttaggcccttttccgtttaaTTTATTAGGCAGTATAACCTATAGCTGAGACTTTTATGCACAAAACGCCTCATAAATGTTGCGTCATAGTTGTGAGTAGGTGAAACCATTATGTTTTAGTTCTTCTCCACGGGTAATCCAggaattttccaatttttttcaattgagaTCTTTATATAGAAGgatctttttatttcttcacgCTGGTTATCGcatcattttcttgaaaatatattatatcacACCATGGTAGAGTTTAGAATGAGTAATGTTAACCATTTCATTATTCACACAAACCCATCGATGACTTATCAACTTCCTTTCTTGACAAATAGTTTGACAAAAATGGAGACGAATCGGGATAATGTCCGAACTTGTTTCTAGATTGAATAGAATAGGGATTATATGAAGTTCGTTCTCTTCCTTTGTGCATCTTTGTGATGAGTAAATCtccaatattatatatatatatatatatatatatatatatatatatatatagatagatagatagatagNNNNNNNNNNNNNNNNNNNNNNNNNNNNNNNNNNNNNNNNNNNNNNNNNNNNNNNNNNNNNNNNNNNNNNNNNNNNNNNNNNNNNNNNNNNNNNNNNNNNNNNNNNNNNNNNNNNNNNNNNNNNNNNNNNNNNNNNNNNNNNNNNNNNNNNNNNNNNNNNNNNNNNNNNNNNNNNNNNNNNNNNNNNNNNNNNNNNNNNNNNNNNNNNNNNNNNNNNNNNNNNNNNNNNNNNNNNNNNNNNNNNNNNNNNNNNNNNNNNNNNNNNNNNNNNNNNNNNNNNNNNNNNNNNNNNNNNNNNNNNNNNNNNNNNNNNNNNNNNNNNNNNNNNNNNNNNNNNNNNNNNNNNNNNNNNNNNNNNNNNNNNNNNNNNNNNNNNNNNNNNNNNNNNNNNNNNNNNNNNNNNNNNNNNNNNNNNNNNNNNNNNNNNNNNNNNNNNNNNNNNNNNNNNNNNNNNNNNNNNNNNNNNNNNNNNNNNNNNNNNNNNNNNNNNNNNNNNNNNNNNNNNNNNNNNNNNNNNNNNNNNNNNNNNNNNNNNNNNNNNNNNNNNNNNNNNNNNNNNNNNNNNNNNNNNNNNNNNNNNNNNNNNNNNNNNNNNNNNNNNNNNNNNNNNNNNNNNNNNNNNNNNNNNNNNNNNNNNNNNNNNNNNNNNNNNNNNNNNNNNNNNNNNNNNNNNNNNNNNNagagagagagagagagagagagagagggagagagagggagagagagagaaagacaCGCATAATTACATCACAGGTTACCACTACTACTAGTAGTTAATACCAGTGTTTTAAAAGGCGAGACATTTTACATAGCTTGGTGAGGTGTAAGTCTTGAGACGTGGAACGTAAGCGCTATGGATctttagatttttaatttacaatatatagtataataatataataacacaaaataataaaaatacatcaatagtttaaaataattatgatcAAGGAAACACATAGAAAATAAAACTTCTTACATTAATATACAAgtataaataattgaatattttaacttctaataatataataaaagaatcattatttctaaaaatatattattattattattattattattattattattattatagtataaaATTTACCCCCTAAAAaagataatcaataaaatttattagtattataatAAAGACATCACTCCACCatgaataaaagtaaaattactttcaatttgttaaatataatatgataacttTGAGGCATATGACAAAAATATGAAGACCAATAATAAGTGAAAACGTAAATTTTgctttgtattttaaaaataaatgtactCAATTTCTCAGTGTTACCacatactccctccgtttaaaaaaaatatatcctagttttctttttagtatgtttcaaaaagaatgagtcatttccttttttttggtaacaatttgattttaacattccacatgacatgtttaataccacaagattaaaggacattttagtacatttgacataacaatttacttagaaccacaagattagaaaatcttctttcttttcttaaaatccgttccaagtcaatcattctttttgaaaaggaGGGATTAGTAAAGATGCAATACTACGCTCGTTATATGAGTTACTGTCAATCTTCttaattcaataaattataaaactaaTGAGTATCATTCTTTTATTCAAGAATCATGTTGATCAATTAGGTTAACTAAagaatttaacaaataatttgTGTAAGATATGTTAGGAAAACTCGGAGCGTTGGATGTTGAAAGTGATTACGGCATACAACTAGATATTTAGGATATAAGTGTTACAGAATTAAATATCATACTTGAGCCTCAAAATGTTTTGCCAGAGATAAGTCCCAactgaattttttaaaacactagTTAATAATAGTGGCTCTGTTCACTATGGTCGAAATGATACTAAGgcctttttttctttccaaatgaCTAGTAACGTTGTTATAGggaacaaaatagaaaaaagactTGCTACAGTGGATCTTCTCCCCCTCATTTGTTTTTCTCATTGCCTACCCTAGTGTTGTACTTATTCATTCATTGGACAAGTGGGAAATGAAATAGTACAAGAGTTGGGTGTTCCGCagaattgaaattgaaattgaaatgtgGATATATCTAGTCCTGCTCTGAATCATCCATTCAAAAATCAATGTTGATAATGAATGAAAAGCCAAAGTATGAATGGATCTGATTGTAGGAATGGAGCAATAGTTGTATCTGCTGCTGAATTGTCACAATATTTGAGCAGCCACAAGTACAAAGATGGAGAAAACCTTAATACCAAACTAGCGATGTTTTCAAGAGGATATTATTCTGGGCTCCATGTGTTTTGTTTCGGCTTAAGTGAATAGCTCACTAATTACTTTCATTTTCCATCAATACTAATTACTACTTTTTTCACTCAATGCATATGCAGCCAGATACCTGGTTCTCATAACTACTCCTATTGTTGGAGTTATTTGTTACTGCCATGGTTCACATATGTCTATTTCTAGGTTTTGTCAGGTATGTACTTGGACTACTCCACGcattcatttactttttctttACAACTCTTTCAAatctttcttttctattttgtgCAGCATTCTGGTTTATCTCATGTTAATCCTGGCAATGCTGTTCTAAGGGACACTGGTGTCACCATAGCTCATTGGCTGAAGCTCTTCTTCCAAAAACTAGGGGTAAGGAATATGTGAGGTATCTAACATATATTCTTCTTTTCCTCAAAATCTCTCCTCATGTTTATTTTTGTACCTACATTATTTCAAATCTCTTTGTATTAATGTAATCAATTTTGCTTATATCTGTGGATGAGGTCCAATTCAATGCTTCTTGCTATGTTCTTGGAATCATAACTATTTTGGAACTACTACGTAATGGGAAACATAGTTTGCGCAGCTACTCTTTTTGGGATCATATGTTAAGTTTCTTTCGACAAAAGCTTTTCTAAGGATATTTAGGATTTACGCTTAATTGATTGAAGGAGAATCTGGAAGACTAAACTGGATAATTAGCAAAGACAAAAAAGGAATCACTTCTTCCTTAAATTAGTTGGATTTAGAGAGAAAATTTGCTGCAAAATTTTGAAGGAGAAAGTAACAGTTTGGATCCACTAAATTTGGCACTCTAAATTGTTTTCACATCATCTATGGGAAGGTAGAAGCGGAATTTGCAATTTTGCTAGAATTACTATATATGTTGACTTTGGTATAGTCAACTTAGAAAACTTTCCACCTAGTTTTATGATGGATTCAATACCATCCATATAATCTATAAGTTAGTAGCTATTATATCTCTGAActaaaagaatattttcttaTGAACTATTGGCTTTCTGATCCTGATAAAATGTTCTCTGCCTGCAATGCTTTAATTGATGGAGCACCTACTTTTGAAAGCTTATGTAGTATTATAGGTTTAGCATACATGTGCGCAGAGATGCAAGCTAGACCACTGTTTCTAGGGTTGTACGCACTAAGaggtcgtttggtagagtgtattaaTATAATGCAAAATAGAGTGTGTATtagtaatgcttgcattagaaatgtatgtattagttatacttgcattaattatacatagattatttttatgcatCATCTGGATTGGTGcattaaaaatagaatgaattgcattaaaaatatatttacaaagATGTCCTTCACTATTATGGtggaaaagatataaaaaagttattgaggGGCAATTGAttctttaattgaattaatgcatgcattaaaaaCATTACATTGTGAATAcctaaaaatttatgatattaacaATACACCTTAATACACCTAGGTTCTCTATTTACTATGTCTGTTGGTTTAAAATACTTATTACTGACATCCATTTGAAGCACAAGCACCACTAATGGTAatctttttattgttatttagatTAAGGCTCTTGAAGATCATGGTGGATGGGACTGGCCTGAAGTATTTCCAGTGAGTACTACTTCGGCAGATTCCCTTCCGAATTTATCTCCAAATGTTGAGCTGTCCGGCACATTTGGAGCTTCAAATGGATCTAGACAGTCATGGAGCAATATGTCTATTTCAAAGAACCCTCAGCATCCGCCATTGTCAAACTTAAATGGGATTCAAGACCTGGGAATGGATCTTCATTTGTTTCAGATTATATTGGTTCAAATTCTAAGGACACAAATACTTTCAATTCTCTTCCAGatctcaaaatttcaaaatcgcTTGGTATCAACAGTTCACTGTTGCAAATGGATGGAAGTAGTGTCTCCTCAAGTGTTGAGTTGAGACTTGGGCATCCATCCCAGCAAAGCAAAAAGTTGGGAACTTTAGCTCCACAAACTTTTGAGTATCATTCCATTGTCAAACCAATAGAATATTAACAACCATTGTTTCCAGAGCCCCTTATGCATAAAGGTCTGGTATAATTTGTGAATTGATCCCTTTAGTTCTTGATAGCTCTTTAAGCTTACACCTGTCAATGTCACACAGCAGTTGAATCACAGGCAGTGGAAGAAAGCAAGTCAAATTTTCATATGTTGAATTTGagttcaagaagtggaaagtgCCAGCCAGACCTTGTCAACTCTGCCTATGAACTCCACAGTGCAACAAGTGAATCCAGAACTAGAAATTCTATATTTCCTGTGGTACAAGCACAGGTCAAGGGTCCTTCAGAAGGACTACTGTACTCTGAAGATATCAAAAATATGGTTTATGGAAGTCATACTCCATCCGGAGAACCTCAGTGTAAATCCCGTACTCTAAAGTGCaaccaaattgattttcattgtGCTAGTGGTATGATGACTAATAAGGAATTTAATGTTGACGCTTCATGTGCTCTTGGACGTCGGAACAGTGATAAAGTTGTGGCCAACAATATTGTTAATTTACACAGTGATGCTGAGTTGAACTTTGGACTCTACTCCAAGAATTACGAAAATAGAAGGACTGTTAAGAGAATTGTGGAAGGGATTAGTCATACCAATCACTTGGCCTTACATGAGAACAACCTACATTCATGCAAGCCCTGTGGTATAATGATGGATATGCCTGATGCTCAGAACACCCTTAATTTGTACGGAAAGACATCTTTATTTTCTCATGATGGACCCTTTGATAATGGTAATATCAGGTCTGTCTGTAAACCAATGTCTAAAGCAGCTCCACCATCGCAGGCAGTCCCATTGGGGTTTCCGTCATCAAGTTCAACTCTAATTAATCAAACTCTACAACTATCTAAAAAAGAGTGTCTGAATGGAAGGCAGGTTAAACTCAGTGAGAATCCAAGACCGCAAACCTTGCATCATAGGTTGAAGGTTTCTTCTCCTGCACCTGTCAGTTCCTCTACAACAGCCTCCAAAGGGCATATATGCAGGAATCCTTTTTACAAAACACCAACATCTATAAACCAGTTATATGAACCCAGTGTTGTGAATATGCTACATGCGTCTAAGACTGCAGCAGTATCTGCCTTCTCTGGTGTTAGTGATTATGTGGGAAAGCATATTCAAACTATAGCTCCTATTACTGGTAAAGGACTGCTGTTTCCTTTTCAGTTTTCTTTCTATCTTATTTGATTTGTAATTTTAATGAATAGGAAGTTTATGTCCATACAGATCAGCTTgaaggttttaattttttcagcttTATCACGTGGAGCATCTCTGCATGCTCAAGACTCAGGAGTGGACTGTCAGTTTTCCTCTGATTTTCTTGCAGTTCACTGGCCTTATCTAAGGTAACTCTAGTGAAGTAATTTCTGTAACTTTACTTTTCCATTGCAATCAATTCTGTCTGTAAGTGTCGATGTTTGGTTATAACTCTGCCCTTGGCCTGAGTCACCCTAGAAGATAATTAATTTGTTGTATGCAGAGATTCAGTATGTACTACTCCCTCTCTCCCAGATAACTGTCATAGTTGAGGAATCCTCTAATGTTCCCTGGCTTTACCAAATTTATTTCCCTCAAGCTGATGAACATCCTCCAAAGCTGTTATTTCCATTTGCAGTGCAAGCTATAGGATCAGTCGAGAGCGATAGAGAATAAAAGGCTAGAAATTGACTCAGATTTATTTCAAGGTCGTATATGAATGTGTAGTATAACTTCCATTCAAATCAATTGAATCAATGCAAGCAATGTTGCTTCCACAAGCCTATTCATTGATAACGGAAGCTCTTCAAATAAATCTCCTCGGTACTtgaacttagttcattaaaaacGTCAACTCCATTCGATTAGCCGGGCATAAGCTGTTATGGTCTTTATGGAAGGATCGATTCACAAGGCAATGTATAAATTCAGATCGTTAAAAAGGGAGGTCGAAACCTTAGAGTTTAATGGAAGAGTGAACTTTGATTTCTTGCTTTTTGCTAAAGTATGACCTAATGATTTATTTATCAGAACCCCCTTTAAATAGGAACCTTATTACATCAATAGGAAGTCTAATTCTTGTGAAATTAGGAAATCTAAATCTTATTCCAAGCAATAACTATAGCTCAACGCCTTGACCTAATCCTTATGAAACTATTAAACATAAATCTTTTTTGGGAATTGGTAAACAAACTATTAAACATAAATCTTATTCTAGAATAATAAAGAAAGCtactaaaatatgattaaataataaataaatctactttaaaatataattaaatacttCATTAAATTGACTTTCCCGCATCCACAATATTACTCCCTTCACGTAGAAGAGCTTGTCCTCAAGCTCAAATTTCAAGGAAATCATCCAGAAAATCGGGAATAGTATTAACTTAATTATCCAATTTCAGCCTTAGCTTGAAGTTGACATTGATAAATTTCAACTCTATCAGTTCGCTTAGagtttaaattattatagaGATGATACTAGGTGATTTGCACTTTAGAACTATGTATGTAATTAAGGCATTCTTCCTTTTTAAGATTTCTTCCCATCAACCTAAACCTTGGTGGGAAGAGATACTAGA is part of the Solanum pennellii chromosome 8, SPENNV200 genome and harbors:
- the LOC107028589 gene encoding uncharacterized protein LOC107028589 isoform X2, which produces MHKVESQAVEESKSNFHMLNLSSRSGKCQPDLVNSAYELHSATSESRTRNSIFPVVQAQVKGPSEGLLYSEDIKNMVYGSHTPSGEPQCKSRTLKCNQIDFHCASGMMTNKEFNVDASCALGRRNSDKVVANNIVNLHSDAELNFGLYSKNYENRRTVKRIVEGISHTNHLALHENNLHSCKPCGIMMDMPDAQNTLNLYGKTSLFSHDGPFDNGNIRSVCKPMSKAAPPSQAVPLGFPSSSSTLINQTLQLSKKECLNGRQVKLSENPRPQTLHHRLKVSSPAPVSSSTTASKGHICRNPFYKTPTSINQLYEPSVVNMLHASKTAAVSAFSGVSDYVGKHIQTIAPITALSRGASLHAQDSGVDCQFSSDFLAVHWPYLRHGGSEGNISPSVEQANYFSEASNSFMSCLFNCAVQPDVFVEKHPFIGEPLDTTQVEQNDASGCINNLFAC
- the LOC107028589 gene encoding uncharacterized protein LOC107028589 isoform X1, yielding MHKAVESQAVEESKSNFHMLNLSSRSGKCQPDLVNSAYELHSATSESRTRNSIFPVVQAQVKGPSEGLLYSEDIKNMVYGSHTPSGEPQCKSRTLKCNQIDFHCASGMMTNKEFNVDASCALGRRNSDKVVANNIVNLHSDAELNFGLYSKNYENRRTVKRIVEGISHTNHLALHENNLHSCKPCGIMMDMPDAQNTLNLYGKTSLFSHDGPFDNGNIRSVCKPMSKAAPPSQAVPLGFPSSSSTLINQTLQLSKKECLNGRQVKLSENPRPQTLHHRLKVSSPAPVSSSTTASKGHICRNPFYKTPTSINQLYEPSVVNMLHASKTAAVSAFSGVSDYVGKHIQTIAPITALSRGASLHAQDSGVDCQFSSDFLAVHWPYLRHGGSEGNISPSVEQANYFSEASNSFMSCLFNCAVQPDVFVEKHPFIGEPLDTTQVEQNDASGCINNLFAC
- the LOC107028589 gene encoding uncharacterized protein LOC107028589 isoform X3, coding for MHKAVESQAVEESKSNFHMLNLSSRSGKCQPDLVNSAYELHSATSESRTRNSIFPVVQAQVKGPSEGLLYSEDIKNMVYGSHTPSGEPQCKSRTLKCNQIDFHCASGMMTNKEFNVDASCALGRRNSDKVVANNIVNLHSDAELNFGLYSKNYENRRTVKRIVEGISHTNHLALHENNLHSCKPCGIMMDMPDAQNTLNLYGKTSLFSHDGPFDNGNIRSVCKPMSKAAPPSQAVPLGFPSSSSTLINQTLQLSKKECLNGRQVKLSENPRPQTLHHRLKVSSPAPVSSSTTASKGHICRNPFYKTPTSINQLYEPSVVNMLHASKTAAVSAFSGVSDYVGKHIQTIAPITALSRGASLHAQDSGVDCQFSSDFLAVHWPYLRHGGSEGNISPSVEQANYFSEASNSFMSCLFNCAVQPDVFVEKHPFIGEPLDTTQEVI
- the LOC107028589 gene encoding uncharacterized protein LOC107028589 isoform X4, with the protein product MHKAVESQAVEESKSNFHMLNLSSRSGKCQPDLVNSAYELHSATSESRTRNSIFPVVQAQVKGPSEGLLYSEDIKNMVYGSHTPSGEPQCKSRTLKCNQIDFHCASGMMTNKEFNVDASCALGRRNSDKVVANNIVNLHSDAELNFGLYSKNYENRRTVKRIVEGISHTNHLALHENNLHSCKPCGIMMDMPDAQNTLNLYGKTSLFSHDGPFDNGNIRSVCKPMSKAAPPSQAVPLGFPSSSSTLINQTLQLSKKECLNGRQVKLSENPRPQTLHHRLKVSSPAPVSSSTTASKGHICRNPFYKTPTSINQLYEPSVVNMLHASKTAAVSAFSGVSDYVGKHIQTIAPITALSRGASLHAQDSGVDCQFSSDFLAVHWPYLRHGGSEAGCFC